From one Acidobacteriota bacterium genomic stretch:
- a CDS encoding tetratricopeptide repeat protein, producing MNSRINPVSSILAFCVLMSIFAQSTLLFAQDVVTSEDFTGGSSAFVFKSSRKATQKKTAFRTTTSVKRTATARVETTKRIAKQNVTVAKVAPKRAKSKEVDPNTLKPDSIEFKRKSKEETSVLFAGVGEYYLTNSDIDKSVEFFRESALLDAKNTVAKLGLSEALTRKGDQVLQKGQFEIARLLYEDAIRNNSKNAFAYAGLAEIASSKDDADNAILNYEKALALDADLTELYAPLGVFYFQKGEIAKSENYLQKAIALDANNAESQFFIGLVRYRQNRNAEAIAAFQRAIQLDPTNPEAHYFLGEVYDRLDRDRDAIAAYRQAVTLNPKYFDAWFDLGAAYYNRATNQGANSAYYEESVKAYKEAIKISPTNGEAHGNLADVYRQMNRLDDAIGEYRLATLFNKNDPELWSKFGYVAGLRAVNPVYGSFWKLSIENLEKAVSMSSEYIDYTNLGWAYYNAAQSDLKQRREVEYKDKLAKAKAALQKAVSMNAKIAAPFLNLGMVLTDLGEFQAAVDALKRADELQKNWIPAINELGIAYRKNGDFENAVKQFRRAIAIDDNFAQGHYNLAESEYRRGNVKEAKKEYEKLKKMNRIDLVQTLDVVTNNGLRQ from the coding sequence ATGAACAGTAGAATCAATCCCGTATCTTCGATTTTGGCATTTTGCGTTCTGATGTCGATCTTCGCGCAGTCGACATTGCTTTTCGCGCAGGATGTGGTGACGTCTGAAGACTTCACCGGCGGATCGAGCGCGTTTGTCTTCAAGTCGTCGCGAAAAGCGACGCAGAAGAAGACCGCGTTCCGGACCACGACGTCGGTCAAGCGAACCGCGACGGCACGCGTCGAGACGACCAAACGAATCGCGAAGCAGAACGTAACCGTGGCCAAAGTGGCGCCAAAGCGCGCGAAATCCAAAGAAGTCGACCCGAACACTCTCAAACCCGACTCGATAGAGTTCAAGCGTAAATCCAAGGAAGAGACCTCGGTTCTTTTTGCAGGCGTGGGCGAGTATTACCTGACGAACAGCGATATCGACAAATCGGTCGAATTCTTCCGTGAATCGGCGCTCCTCGACGCGAAAAACACCGTCGCGAAGCTCGGGCTGAGCGAGGCATTGACGCGCAAGGGCGATCAGGTTCTTCAAAAGGGCCAGTTCGAGATCGCGAGGTTGCTCTATGAGGACGCGATCCGGAACAACAGCAAGAACGCGTTCGCATATGCGGGACTGGCCGAGATCGCGAGTTCAAAGGACGATGCCGACAATGCCATTCTCAATTACGAAAAAGCACTCGCGCTCGATGCCGATCTGACCGAGCTTTACGCGCCGCTCGGAGTTTTCTATTTCCAGAAGGGCGAGATCGCAAAGAGCGAGAATTATCTCCAGAAAGCGATCGCGCTCGACGCGAACAATGCCGAATCTCAGTTTTTCATCGGTCTCGTGAGATACCGTCAGAATCGAAACGCCGAGGCAATTGCCGCGTTCCAGCGTGCCATCCAGCTTGATCCTACCAACCCCGAGGCGCATTACTTCCTCGGTGAGGTTTACGACCGCCTGGATCGCGATCGCGACGCCATCGCCGCCTATCGGCAGGCTGTGACTCTGAACCCGAAGTATTTTGATGCCTGGTTCGACCTCGGCGCCGCGTACTACAACCGCGCAACCAATCAAGGAGCCAATTCGGCTTACTATGAGGAGTCGGTCAAGGCATATAAGGAAGCGATCAAGATCAGTCCGACGAACGGCGAGGCCCACGGAAACCTGGCCGACGTTTATCGCCAGATGAACCGGCTTGACGACGCCATCGGCGAGTATCGCTTGGCGACGCTGTTCAACAAGAACGATCCCGAGCTGTGGAGCAAATTCGGCTACGTCGCCGGCCTTCGGGCGGTAAATCCCGTCTATGGAAGTTTTTGGAAACTGTCGATCGAAAACCTTGAAAAGGCCGTTTCGATGAGTTCCGAATACATTGACTATACTAACCTCGGCTGGGCGTATTACAACGCGGCGCAATCCGATCTGAAGCAGCGCCGGGAAGTTGAGTACAAGGACAAGCTCGCGAAGGCGAAAGCGGCGCTTCAAAAGGCCGTTTCTATGAACGCCAAGATCGCTGCGCCGTTTCTCAATCTCGGAATGGTCCTGACCGATCTCGGTGAGTTTCAGGCGGCGGTCGATGCGCTCAAGCGGGCGGACGAACTGCAGAAGAATTGGATACCGGCGATCAACGAACTTGGGATCGCATACCGCAAGAACGGCGATTTCGAGAACGCTGTGAAACAATTCCGCCGTGCCATCGCAATCGACGACAATTTCGCCCAGGGACACTATAACCTCGCGGAATCGGAATACCGGCGCGGGAATGTCAAAGAAGCCAAGAAAGAATACGAGAAGCTCAAGAAGATGAATCGAATCGATCTCGTGCAGACTCTCGATGTCGTCACGAACAATGGTTTGAGGCAATAG
- a CDS encoding VWA domain-containing protein: protein MRRADDFGGRSLIAVFLLVAIFLSACGESAPESAQHSKPANSAPGYSTQNSSNSASSTSNSTSTMREDRMEKSAGGERYAEITENPFLEASRAPLSTFSIDVDTAAYTNVRRFLNDGQLPPKDAVRIEELINYFEYDYPQPMGEVPFSVNTEVATAPWNADHKIVMIGLQGKKIALENTPPSNLVFLLDVSGSMASNDKLPLLKQGLRTLVNQLSSRDRVAIVVYAGASGLALSSTSAGNKGEIIAALDRLEAGGSTNGGQGINLAYKVAKDNFIENGNNRVILATDGDFNVGTTSDSALVELIEEKRRSGIFLSVLGFGTGNLNDSMMERLADKGNGNYAYIDSQDEARKALGEQVAGTLYAIAKDVKIQVEFNPAKVAGYRLIGYENRLLANRDFEDDQKDAGEIGAGHSVTALYEIVPAGGKIDNPGTGELRYGKVEPSDTKFSDELLTVKLRYKEPTGVESKLLTMGLLDRQAGFETASDNLRFASAVAAFGMVLRDSRYKGNANLNSVWQMANAARGYDLKAYRSEFLELVRKAADLRTRG from the coding sequence ATGAGAAGGGCTGATGATTTTGGCGGCAGATCGTTGATCGCCGTTTTTCTTTTGGTCGCGATCTTTCTTTCGGCGTGCGGCGAAAGCGCGCCCGAATCGGCACAACATTCAAAACCGGCGAATTCCGCGCCGGGCTATTCGACGCAGAATTCTTCGAATTCGGCAAGTTCCACGTCGAATTCGACTTCGACGATGCGCGAAGACCGCATGGAGAAATCGGCGGGCGGCGAGCGATACGCCGAGATCACCGAAAATCCGTTTCTCGAAGCGTCGCGGGCGCCGCTTTCGACATTCTCGATCGACGTCGATACCGCGGCGTACACCAACGTACGCCGTTTCTTGAACGATGGCCAATTGCCGCCCAAGGACGCGGTTCGGATCGAGGAGCTGATCAACTATTTTGAATACGATTATCCGCAGCCTATGGGCGAGGTTCCGTTCTCGGTCAACACCGAGGTCGCGACGGCCCCCTGGAACGCGGACCACAAGATCGTGATGATCGGGCTGCAGGGCAAGAAGATCGCGCTCGAGAACACGCCGCCGTCTAATCTTGTCTTTTTGCTCGACGTTTCGGGCTCGATGGCGTCGAACGACAAGCTTCCGCTGCTCAAACAGGGCCTGCGAACGCTTGTCAATCAGCTTTCGTCGCGCGACCGCGTGGCGATCGTCGTTTACGCCGGCGCTAGCGGTCTGGCGCTATCGTCGACATCGGCCGGCAACAAAGGAGAGATCATCGCCGCGCTCGACCGGCTCGAGGCGGGCGGTTCGACCAACGGCGGGCAGGGAATCAACCTTGCCTACAAAGTGGCGAAGGATAACTTCATCGAAAACGGCAACAACCGGGTGATCCTTGCGACCGACGGCGATTTCAACGTCGGGACGACGAGTGATTCGGCGCTGGTCGAACTGATCGAGGAAAAACGCCGGAGCGGCATCTTTCTATCGGTTCTCGGATTCGGAACCGGAAATCTGAACGATTCGATGATGGAGCGCCTCGCCGACAAAGGCAACGGCAACTACGCCTACATCGACTCGCAGGACGAGGCGCGCAAAGCGCTCGGCGAACAGGTCGCGGGGACACTTTATGCGATCGCCAAGGACGTCAAGATCCAGGTCGAATTCAACCCGGCAAAGGTCGCCGGCTATCGTTTGATCGGCTATGAAAACCGACTGCTCGCCAATCGTGATTTCGAGGACGATCAGAAGGACGCCGGCGAGATCGGCGCCGGGCATTCGGTTACGGCGCTTTACGAGATCGTCCCGGCGGGCGGCAAGATCGACAATCCGGGCACCGGCGAACTCAGATACGGCAAGGTCGAACCTTCGGACACGAAGTTTTCTGACGAGCTTTTGACGGTCAAGCTCCGTTACAAAGAGCCGACCGGCGTCGAAAGCAAACTTCTGACAATGGGATTGCTCGACCGGCAAGCAGGATTCGAGACTGCGTCGGACAATCTGCGTTTCGCCTCGGCGGTCGCGGCGTTCGGGATGGTGCTCCGCGATTCGCGCTACAAGGGCAACGCCAATCTGAATTCAGTTTGGCAAATGGCGAATGCCGCCCGGGGCTACGATCTCAAGGCCTATCGAAGCGAGTTTCTCGAATTGGTCCGAAAGGCGGCCGATCTGCGGACTCGCGGTTAA
- a CDS encoding tetratricopeptide repeat protein produces MFRAVPKKLLSAFLIGGILLFDASAAFGQDVMTSEDFSGGASVYTFKESRKAKKRSAYVKNGYIPRRNVAKRKRASQRLKTQIAASRSRSTRPRFKKVDPQTVAKTTPKTAAAKSKAALDYAGAGETYLDENDNAAAAKSFERASALNPKYTDAKLGLSEAYARQGDEFAEAGKPIEAMAAYNNSIKHNPKNGEAYAGLGNLYESQENSTMAIANYEKATASDASLTNANGRLGVLYYEQGEVAKAETNLKIADSAEPQDAETKLYLGLVSLKQNDADRALQAIDAALKADPNYAEAYYYRGAANNRRSADDAAVSDFQKAVFIDASYTDAAFDLATTQYNQEKFAQSAESYQKVIAIDKTHGDANANLAESYRQTEDYPKANAQYGVAAEYVKDDPELYSSWGYCLGKENKWDKASERLDTAADMRGDATDYSNVGWARNRAAEEDLKAGRQADAAVKLGKGRDASKKATELNPNLASAYVNLGTALNGLNDYENATGALRRAVQLRDDWYFAHNELGKALRGWGKLAEAVSAFQRVVGINDKFAYGYYNLGEAQFASGDKKGAEKTMKQLKKLDPTLAGRLDSVLKGKIDEQKRKVENKIKDKTINKIPRLPF; encoded by the coding sequence ATGTTTCGTGCGGTTCCAAAGAAGTTGCTTTCGGCATTTTTGATCGGCGGTATTCTGCTGTTCGATGCGTCCGCCGCTTTTGGTCAGGACGTGATGACGTCCGAAGATTTTTCCGGCGGGGCGAGCGTTTACACCTTCAAGGAAAGCCGTAAGGCGAAGAAAAGAAGTGCGTACGTCAAGAACGGATATATTCCGCGTCGGAACGTCGCAAAGCGCAAACGCGCATCGCAACGTTTGAAGACGCAGATCGCGGCTTCCCGGTCGCGCTCGACGCGGCCGCGGTTCAAAAAGGTCGATCCGCAAACCGTTGCCAAGACCACTCCAAAAACTGCGGCCGCCAAATCAAAGGCCGCGCTCGATTACGCCGGCGCCGGAGAAACTTACCTCGATGAGAACGACAACGCGGCCGCGGCAAAGTCGTTCGAACGGGCTTCGGCGCTCAATCCGAAGTACACGGATGCAAAGCTAGGGCTCAGCGAGGCGTACGCGCGACAGGGCGATGAATTCGCGGAAGCGGGCAAACCGATCGAGGCGATGGCCGCGTACAATAATTCGATCAAGCACAACCCGAAGAACGGCGAGGCCTACGCAGGACTCGGAAATCTCTACGAGTCCCAAGAGAATTCGACGATGGCGATCGCCAATTACGAAAAAGCGACCGCGTCCGACGCCAGCCTCACGAACGCGAACGGACGGCTCGGAGTACTCTATTACGAGCAAGGCGAGGTCGCGAAGGCCGAAACGAATCTGAAGATCGCCGATTCGGCCGAACCGCAGGATGCCGAGACAAAGCTCTACCTCGGACTCGTGAGCTTGAAACAGAACGATGCCGACCGGGCGCTTCAGGCGATCGATGCGGCCCTCAAGGCTGACCCGAATTACGCCGAAGCATATTACTATCGCGGCGCCGCCAACAATCGCCGGAGCGCAGACGATGCCGCCGTTTCGGATTTTCAGAAGGCGGTTTTCATCGACGCGTCCTACACCGACGCGGCGTTCGATCTGGCGACGACCCAGTACAACCAGGAGAAGTTCGCGCAATCGGCCGAAAGCTATCAGAAGGTCATCGCCATCGACAAGACTCACGGTGACGCCAACGCCAATCTCGCCGAATCGTACCGTCAAACCGAGGATTATCCGAAAGCGAATGCCCAGTACGGAGTCGCGGCGGAATATGTAAAAGACGACCCGGAGCTTTACTCGAGCTGGGGCTATTGTCTCGGCAAAGAGAACAAGTGGGACAAGGCGTCGGAGCGTCTCGACACGGCGGCCGATATGCGCGGCGACGCGACCGATTATTCGAATGTCGGGTGGGCCAGAAACCGTGCCGCTGAAGAGGATCTCAAGGCTGGTCGACAGGCCGATGCGGCCGTCAAACTTGGCAAGGGCCGGGACGCGTCGAAAAAGGCAACAGAACTGAATCCGAATCTGGCGTCGGCATATGTCAATCTCGGAACGGCGCTGAACGGTCTCAACGATTACGAGAATGCGACAGGCGCGCTGCGCCGCGCGGTTCAACTTCGAGACGACTGGTACTTCGCGCACAATGAACTCGGCAAGGCGCTCCGCGGATGGGGAAAGCTCGCGGAGGCTGTCTCGGCGTTTCAACGGGTTGTCGGGATCAACGACAAGTTCGCCTACGGCTACTATAATCTCGGCGAAGCGCAGTTTGCGTCGGGCGACAAGAAAGGCGCCGAGAAGACGATGAAGCAGCTTAAGAAGCTCGATCCAACGCTTGCAGGCCGGCTCGACAGCGTGCTCAAGGGCAAGATCGACGAACAAAAGCGAAAGGTCGAAAACAAGATCAAAGACAAGACCATCAACAAGATACCGAGGCTCCCGTTCTAG
- a CDS encoding ATP-binding protein produces MKVYEDMASSALGELDLKTAAVNLDTIAQRAAAEDWSYTEFLGRLLEGEVRHRQEMRVALSLQFARFPYPKRLGEFDFKAQPGVDRRLIDELATGRFLAEGRNIVFLGPPGVGKTHLAIGLGVMTAELGHRVYFTTAVDIARKLVRAMHENRLSREIKNLTRPKLLIIDEVGYLKLEPPEASLLFQVISERYERKGAVILTSNKAFAAWGEVFAGDAVMASAALDRLLHRSTVINIRGESYRLKEKRAAAARTGVVEELAAIAANSSTTPDNND; encoded by the coding sequence ATGAAGGTCTACGAAGATATGGCATCGTCCGCGCTCGGCGAACTTGATCTCAAGACCGCCGCGGTCAATCTTGACACGATCGCCCAGCGGGCGGCCGCCGAGGACTGGAGTTACACGGAGTTCCTCGGGCGGCTGCTCGAAGGCGAGGTCAGGCACCGGCAGGAGATGCGCGTCGCGCTGAGCCTGCAGTTCGCGCGCTTTCCGTACCCGAAGAGGCTTGGCGAATTCGATTTCAAGGCGCAGCCCGGCGTTGACCGGAGGCTCATTGACGAACTGGCGACGGGGCGCTTTCTGGCCGAAGGGCGGAACATCGTCTTTCTCGGGCCGCCCGGAGTGGGCAAGACGCATCTCGCGATCGGGCTCGGGGTGATGACGGCGGAACTCGGGCACCGCGTCTATTTCACGACCGCCGTCGACATCGCGCGCAAACTCGTGCGGGCGATGCACGAGAACCGGCTCTCGCGCGAGATCAAGAACCTGACGCGCCCGAAACTGCTGATCATCGACGAGGTCGGCTACCTGAAGCTCGAACCTCCCGAGGCGAGCCTGTTGTTTCAGGTCATCTCGGAGAGATACGAACGCAAGGGAGCGGTCATCCTGACGAGCAACAAGGCCTTCGCGGCCTGGGGCGAGGTCTTCGCCGGAGACGCGGTGATGGCGAGCGCGGCTCTCGACCGGCTGCTCCACCGCTCGACGGTGATCAACATCCGGGGCGAAAGCTACCGGCTCAAGGAAAAGCGGGCCGCCGCGGCGCGCACGGGAGTTGTGGAAGAGTTGGCGGCAATTGCCGCCAACTCTTCCACAACTCCGGACAACAATGACTAA
- a CDS encoding IS21 family transposase, which produces MGGTRSARFCARVRQRAAETKRGSKLDAYKDYLKKRYEKTGLSAVRLTGEIRGMGFAGSWDIVRRYLRELDVGAKVSAKATVRFETPPGKQAQADWAEIGSYIDEKGRRRKIYAFVMVLGYSRAMYVEYTRRMRMPELIGCLERAFAYFGGWPETILFDNMAQVRLPCGKLNPQMADFLNHYGIAPRTHRPYRPRTKGKVERAVGYLKDNFIKGREFADLADLQAQGAAWLEEANGRKHATTGKRPFDLLPEEGLTPYGSAPRYRPSVWKTRKVGVDGYVSIGGVKYSVPPEAVGRKVVVEQGERRVTVRTGETVIAEHRRSLKSGESVADPAHVAAMWKLTVETQEAPPKRSGRVLFETVAVAPLVAYEEVIG; this is translated from the coding sequence ATTGGCGGAACACGGTCCGCAAGGTTCTGCGCGAGGGTTCGCCAGCGCGCCGCCGAAACGAAACGTGGTTCCAAACTGGACGCGTACAAGGACTATTTGAAGAAGCGGTACGAGAAGACGGGTCTGAGCGCGGTTCGGCTGACGGGCGAGATCCGGGGAATGGGATTCGCGGGATCGTGGGACATCGTGAGGCGGTACTTGCGGGAACTGGACGTCGGGGCGAAGGTGTCGGCGAAGGCGACGGTGAGGTTCGAGACGCCGCCCGGCAAGCAGGCGCAGGCCGACTGGGCGGAGATCGGGTCGTACATTGACGAAAAAGGCCGCCGGAGAAAGATCTACGCGTTCGTGATGGTGCTCGGGTACTCGCGGGCGATGTACGTCGAGTACACGCGGCGGATGCGGATGCCGGAGCTGATCGGATGCCTTGAGAGGGCGTTCGCCTACTTCGGCGGCTGGCCGGAGACGATCCTGTTCGACAACATGGCGCAGGTGCGCCTTCCGTGCGGGAAACTGAACCCGCAGATGGCCGACTTTCTGAATCACTACGGGATCGCGCCGAGGACGCACCGGCCGTACCGGCCGCGAACTAAGGGGAAGGTGGAACGCGCGGTCGGGTATCTGAAGGACAACTTCATCAAGGGGCGGGAGTTTGCCGACCTTGCGGATCTTCAGGCACAGGGCGCGGCGTGGCTGGAAGAGGCGAACGGACGGAAACACGCGACGACCGGAAAGCGGCCCTTCGACCTGCTGCCCGAAGAGGGCCTGACGCCGTACGGGTCGGCGCCGCGATACCGGCCGTCGGTCTGGAAGACGCGGAAGGTGGGCGTCGACGGGTACGTCTCGATCGGGGGCGTGAAGTACTCGGTGCCGCCGGAAGCGGTCGGCCGCAAGGTGGTGGTCGAGCAGGGAGAGCGCCGGGTGACGGTGCGCACGGGCGAGACGGTCATCGCCGAACACCGGCGGTCGCTCAAATCCGGCGAAAGCGTGGCGGATCCGGCGCATGTCGCGGCGATGTGGAAACTGACGGTTGAAACGCAGGAGGCGCCGCCGAAGAGATCGGGACGGGTTCTGTTCGAGACCGTGGCTGTAGCTCCGCTCGTCGCCTACGAGGAGGTGATCGGCTGA
- a CDS encoding UDP-N-acetylmuramate dehydrogenase, which yields MKPLRILENRPLAPLTTFKIGGAARFFVCAETEDEVVQSVRFARERSLPLFVLGGGSNVLIADQGFEGLVLQIGIKGISRHGDLIVAAAGEDWDEFCAFCVAEDLAGIECLSGIPGFVGGTPVQNVGAYGQEVSETIESVRALDLQSMMIVDIANTDCGFAYRSSIFNSTARNRYVVLSVAFRLIPGGTPKIEYKDLKNHFGDRSPTLSETRETVLRIRAEKGMLVRQGGADSNSAGSFFKNPIVPRKHYTSIAEHAYALGLGTVPYFEAGAGLVKIPAAWLIENSGFKKGYTKGRAGISTRHSLALTNRGNATAEEILALKTEVADAVRERFRIELTPEPVFLGFGDE from the coding sequence ATGAAACCGCTTCGGATTCTTGAAAACAGGCCGCTCGCGCCGCTGACGACATTCAAGATCGGCGGCGCGGCGCGTTTTTTTGTATGCGCCGAAACCGAGGATGAGGTCGTTCAATCCGTCAGATTCGCGCGGGAGCGAAGTTTGCCGCTGTTCGTTCTCGGCGGCGGGAGCAACGTCCTGATCGCCGATCAAGGGTTTGAAGGGCTTGTCCTGCAAATCGGCATCAAGGGAATCAGCCGGCACGGCGATCTGATCGTGGCGGCCGCGGGGGAAGATTGGGACGAGTTCTGCGCGTTCTGCGTCGCGGAGGATCTGGCCGGGATCGAATGTCTCAGCGGAATCCCGGGATTCGTTGGGGGAACACCGGTTCAGAACGTCGGCGCGTACGGTCAGGAAGTGTCCGAAACGATCGAGTCGGTCCGCGCGCTCGATCTTCAGAGTATGATGATCGTCGATATCGCGAATACGGATTGCGGTTTTGCATACCGGTCGAGCATCTTCAATTCGACCGCCCGCAATCGATACGTGGTGCTCTCGGTCGCGTTTCGATTGATCCCCGGCGGGACTCCGAAGATCGAATACAAGGATCTGAAGAATCACTTCGGCGACCGTAGCCCGACCCTTTCCGAAACACGTGAAACGGTGCTGCGGATCCGCGCGGAAAAGGGGATGCTCGTCCGCCAGGGCGGCGCGGATTCAAACAGCGCCGGGTCTTTCTTCAAAAATCCGATCGTTCCGCGAAAGCATTATACGAGTATCGCCGAACACGCCTACGCCCTTGGATTGGGCACGGTCCCCTATTTTGAGGCGGGCGCCGGCCTGGTAAAGATACCGGCCGCCTGGTTGATCGAAAACAGCGGCTTCAAAAAGGGTTACACAAAAGGCCGAGCCGGAATCTCTACGCGCCATTCGCTCGCGCTCACGAACCGCGGAAACGCGACGGCAGAAGAGATTCTCGCCTTGAAGACCGAAGTGGCCGACGCAGTCCGCGAGCGATTCAGGATCGAACTTACACCGGAGCCTGTCTTTCTCGGGTTCGGGGACGAATAG